One genomic window of bacterium includes the following:
- the acnA gene encoding aconitate hydratase AcnA, giving the protein MPADVFDVFGARDTLRAPNGTVEIYRLGHLERAGLGRPDRLPFSIRILLEAALRQCDGVLITEDDVRAVAGWTPKPSERDVPFLPARVLLQDLTGVPAVADLAAMRAELHRRGGDPARINPTNPVDLVIDHSVQVDAFGSDAALAVNAEREFERNRERYAFLRWAQNSFRNFQLVPPNTGIVHQVNLEYLATVVATRTSGGITTAFPDSLVGLDSHTTMINGLGVLGWGVGGIEAEANMLGQPFYMLLPEVVGFRLTGALREGVNATDLVLTVTEVLRKRGVVGKFVEFFGDGVAALTLPDRATIGNMAPEYGATVGFFPVDDETLEYLRLTGRSGSQVALVEAYCKEQGLFRTAATPEPEFSEILTLDLGTVEPSLSGPKRPQDRVALGAAGRAFRSALTAPVSERGFDLTGEQAGRTVPLRSVPVPPDGPSGEIGHGAVVIAAITSCTNTSNPSVMIGAGLLARKAVERGLGVPGHVKTSLAPGSRVVTEYLRDAGLLAPLEQLGFHVVGYGCTTCIGNSGPLPDPVAAAVREGDLVAAAVLSGNRNFEGRIHPLVRANYLASPPLVVAYALAGRVDIDLTSDPLGHDRDGAPVYLCDLWPTQDEIRAAQEATLRKEQFQEQYARVFEGGDTWKSLPIPEGAIYEWDPASTYIQEPPFFVGLPAEPPPLRDITGARALAVLGDSITTDHISPAGSIAAHSPAGQYLIERGVPQAEFNTYGARRGNHEVMMRGTFGNIRIKNQMLPGVEGPKTVHHPSGDVMFIYDAAMRYRQEGVPLIIIAGKEYGGGSSRDWAAKGPALLGVRAVIVESYERIHRSNLVGMGILPLQFAEGEGRATLGLDGSEVYAIEGIEAGLRPRQRVRVRARRPDGAETVFEALVRIDAPVEIEYYRHGGILNMMLRRMLGEGPG; this is encoded by the coding sequence ATGCCGGCTGATGTATTCGATGTGTTTGGCGCCAGGGACACACTACGGGCCCCGAACGGGACGGTGGAGATCTACCGGCTGGGCCACCTGGAGCGTGCGGGGCTCGGACGACCCGACCGCCTGCCGTTCTCGATCCGCATACTATTGGAGGCTGCGCTGCGCCAGTGTGACGGCGTGCTGATAACCGAGGACGATGTCCGGGCAGTCGCCGGGTGGACCCCGAAGCCATCGGAGCGCGACGTTCCGTTCCTGCCGGCGCGGGTGCTGCTGCAGGACCTGACGGGCGTCCCCGCGGTGGCCGACCTGGCGGCGATGCGCGCCGAGCTGCACCGCCGCGGAGGGGATCCCGCCAGGATAAACCCCACAAACCCCGTGGACCTGGTCATTGATCACTCGGTCCAGGTGGACGCGTTCGGCTCTGACGCGGCACTGGCCGTGAACGCGGAGCGCGAGTTCGAGCGCAACCGCGAGCGGTACGCGTTCCTCCGCTGGGCGCAGAACTCCTTCCGCAACTTCCAGCTCGTACCGCCCAACACCGGCATCGTCCATCAGGTCAACCTGGAGTACCTGGCCACCGTCGTTGCAACACGCACGTCGGGCGGCATAACGACCGCGTTTCCCGACTCGCTGGTGGGGCTGGATTCGCACACGACGATGATCAACGGCCTGGGCGTGCTGGGTTGGGGCGTGGGCGGCATCGAGGCCGAAGCGAACATGCTCGGCCAGCCATTCTACATGCTCCTGCCCGAGGTCGTGGGTTTCCGGCTGACCGGCGCCCTGCGCGAGGGCGTGAACGCCACCGACCTGGTCCTGACCGTGACCGAGGTGCTCCGGAAGCGGGGAGTAGTTGGCAAGTTCGTCGAGTTCTTTGGCGATGGAGTGGCTGCGCTGACGCTGCCCGACCGTGCGACGATCGGCAACATGGCACCTGAGTACGGCGCCACAGTTGGGTTCTTTCCTGTGGACGATGAGACCCTGGAGTATCTACGCCTTACCGGGCGCTCTGGATCGCAGGTGGCGCTGGTCGAGGCCTACTGCAAGGAGCAGGGGCTGTTCCGGACCGCGGCGACGCCGGAGCCCGAGTTCAGCGAGATCCTGACGCTCGATCTTGGGACCGTTGAACCCAGCCTGTCTGGTCCCAAGCGACCGCAGGACAGGGTGGCGCTGGGAGCGGCCGGCCGCGCGTTCCGCTCCGCCCTGACCGCGCCGGTGTCCGAGCGTGGCTTCGACCTGACCGGCGAGCAGGCGGGACGCACGGTCCCTCTCCGATCGGTCCCGGTCCCACCTGACGGCCCCAGCGGCGAGATCGGGCACGGGGCGGTGGTCATAGCCGCGATCACATCGTGCACGAACACCTCCAACCCGTCGGTCATGATTGGCGCAGGACTGCTGGCCAGGAAGGCAGTTGAGCGCGGGTTAGGGGTTCCCGGTCACGTCAAGACCAGCCTGGCACCCGGATCCCGGGTTGTCACCGAGTACCTGCGCGACGCCGGGCTGCTGGCCCCGCTTGAGCAGCTCGGCTTCCATGTAGTCGGCTACGGCTGCACGACCTGCATCGGCAACAGCGGCCCGCTGCCGGATCCGGTGGCAGCGGCGGTGCGCGAGGGCGACCTGGTAGCAGCCGCGGTGCTGAGCGGCAACCGCAACTTCGAAGGCCGCATCCACCCACTGGTGCGGGCCAACTACCTGGCCTCGCCGCCTCTGGTTGTGGCGTACGCCCTGGCCGGCCGCGTGGACATTGACCTCACCAGCGACCCGCTGGGACACGACCGGGACGGCGCTCCTGTCTACCTGTGCGACCTCTGGCCCACGCAGGACGAGATCCGAGCGGCCCAGGAGGCCACGTTGCGGAAGGAGCAGTTCCAAGAGCAGTACGCGCGGGTCTTCGAGGGTGGCGACACATGGAAAAGTCTCCCGATCCCAGAAGGCGCGATCTACGAATGGGATCCGGCGTCCACATACATTCAGGAGCCGCCGTTCTTCGTCGGCCTTCCGGCCGAGCCGCCGCCGCTGCGCGACATCACCGGCGCCCGCGCCCTGGCCGTGCTGGGCGACTCCATCACAACCGATCACATCTCGCCGGCCGGCTCGATCGCGGCCCATAGCCCGGCCGGGCAATACCTGATCGAGCGAGGCGTGCCCCAGGCGGAGTTCAACACCTACGGGGCGCGGCGCGGCAACCACGAGGTGATGATGCGGGGCACCTTCGGCAACATCCGGATCAAGAACCAGATGCTGCCCGGTGTCGAGGGCCCGAAGACCGTCCACCATCCCAGCGGCGACGTCATGTTCATCTACGACGCGGCGATGCGCTACCGGCAGGAGGGCGTTCCGCTCATCATCATTGCCGGCAAGGAGTACGGCGGAGGTAGCTCGCGCGACTGGGCGGCGAAGGGCCCGGCCCTGCTCGGGGTGCGCGCAGTGATCGTCGAGAGCTACGAGCGCATACACCGCAGCAACCTGGTGGGGATGGGAATTCTCCCCCTTCAGTTCGCAGAGGGCGAGGGCCGCGCAACGCTCGGGCTGGACGGCTCCGAAGTCTATGCGATCGAGGGAATCGAGGCGGGCCTCCGACCGCGGCAGCGCGTCCGGGTGCGTGCGCGGCGCCCCGACGGCGCCGAGACTGTGTTCGAGGCACTCGTGCGGATAGATGCGCCGGTGGAGATCGAGTACTACCGCCACGGCGGCATATTGAACATGATGCTGAGGCGGATGCTGGGCGAGGGCCCCGGCTAG
- a CDS encoding glycerophosphodiester phosphodiesterase family protein — protein MNPGKAKNKNEMNMTSCARSRRRHLLGPPGIALIAWVITASAIIAVPCLAQALSVDVHAHRGGAAMAPENTLAAVRSALALGADVIELDLHVSRDGAVVVIHDATLDRTTTGRGFVRETALADLQRLDAGGWFHARFAGERVPTLREVLEVVKGHGNDRVRLNLETKYDARGPAPPANFEELVLEQLRAAGLSGRTIVQSFYYPSIVRVKALDSSMTTAALRSPLNPPLDPVADVRAARADIYSPGFRLVTKEALEALHRAGIPVVPWTVNEPADMERLLALGIGALRGDGIITDHPDRLIQVLRARGLRP, from the coding sequence ATGAACCCCGGCAAGGCCAAGAACAAGAACGAGATGAACATGACTTCTTGTGCGCGGAGCCGTCGGCGACACCTCCTGGGCCCCCCGGGCATTGCCCTGATCGCTTGGGTCATCACCGCCTCGGCCATCATCGCCGTGCCCTGCCTGGCCCAGGCCTTATCGGTAGACGTGCACGCCCATCGCGGCGGCGCCGCGATGGCGCCGGAGAACACGCTGGCCGCGGTGCGCAGTGCGCTGGCGCTGGGCGCGGACGTTATCGAGCTCGACCTGCACGTATCGCGGGACGGCGCGGTCGTGGTCATTCACGACGCGACGCTGGACCGCACGACCACCGGCCGTGGGTTCGTTCGCGAGACGGCGCTGGCCGACCTTCAGCGCCTCGATGCCGGGGGCTGGTTCCACGCGCGCTTCGCCGGCGAGCGAGTCCCGACGCTGCGCGAGGTGCTGGAAGTGGTCAAGGGGCACGGCAACGATCGGGTGCGCCTGAACCTCGAGACCAAGTACGATGCCCGAGGCCCCGCCCCACCGGCGAACTTCGAGGAGCTGGTGCTGGAGCAGTTGCGCGCGGCAGGGCTGTCGGGCCGCACGATTGTCCAGTCGTTCTACTACCCGTCAATCGTCCGAGTGAAAGCGCTCGACTCCTCGATGACGACCGCCGCGCTTCGGTCGCCCCTGAACCCTCCGCTCGATCCGGTCGCGGACGTCCGGGCGGCGCGCGCAGACATCTACTCGCCCGGCTTCCGCCTGGTTACCAAAGAGGCGTTAGAAGCCCTGCACCGCGCCGGCATACCGGTGGTCCCGTGGACCGTGAACGAGCCGGCCGACATGGAGCGCCTCCTGGCGCTGGGAATCGGCGCGCTGCGCGGCGACGGTATTATCACCGACCACCCCGACCGGCTCATCCAGGTGCTGCGGGCGCGAGGCCTGCGGCCCTGA
- a CDS encoding Spy/CpxP family protein refolding chaperone: MRYFLICVLAVALVTSAWTGVTSAQAPGAPGPGAPGPGGAGLRQRLGLTEAQATRVEQVLAAHRERTAKLRIAQGRARLDARELMLEAKPDRARIEAISRRIGDLYGQMVRARLEVSLELRGILTPEQWSRFQEMNAQRMRARRDRVR, translated from the coding sequence ATGCGGTACTTCCTCATCTGTGTCCTTGCCGTGGCGCTGGTGACCTCGGCCTGGACCGGTGTCACCAGCGCGCAGGCGCCCGGAGCGCCTGGGCCGGGTGCGCCAGGGCCGGGGGGAGCGGGGCTCCGCCAGCGGCTAGGGCTGACCGAAGCTCAGGCCACACGGGTCGAGCAGGTTCTTGCCGCGCACAGGGAGCGCACCGCGAAGCTCAGGATCGCACAGGGACGGGCCCGGCTCGATGCCCGTGAGTTGATGCTCGAGGCCAAGCCCGACCGGGCGCGGATTGAGGCGATCTCACGCCGTATCGGCGATCTGTACGGCCAGATGGTGCGCGCGCGCCTGGAGGTTTCGTTGGAGCTGCGGGGGATCCTGACACCGGAGCAGTGGAGCCGGTTCCAGGAAATGAACGCGCAGCGAATGAGGGCCCGCCGCGACCGCGTCCGCTAA
- a CDS encoding GAF domain-containing protein, with protein MTKRRDNRSPARDAEERFQALSRLVSDYGYAFQVMPDGTLRGEWVSESFTRVFGYTLDEIRAQGGWQTIVHPEDLPAVIEHTRRVASGQPDVVECRFLTRRGETRWLLDQAIPVWDPAQTRVVRIYGAARDITEHKQLVRSLQESEARYRHFFEHDLTGDYLTTVDGQILDCNEAFARLLGFQSVEDAMSVSAASLYPSTRGREAFLQKVRTERHISGLVTDLVRADGTQIVAVENVLGVFDDRGELVQIQGYMFDITDRVRAEESLRRRLEMEGIVAETSRALSNTTPTAFDDAISEALRRIGEYKQVDRSYLFLLSEDGSTMNNTHEWTAEGISPEIERLQGLPTAVFPWWMERLRRGDIIHVTRVADLPAEARAEREILEAQGIQSVLVVPLMARGRLAGYLGFDAVRTEKAWTDEGIRLLTMVAESIAAALERKLADDAQRRHLRETLLLNQVIAAASSALDPRDLLREVCRELALAFAVPAAAAALLSEDRTRLDVIAEETTDPQISVHGLSVPLGAAGFEGLFGANLTRPRVINDVMVNPSVVPIAEALQGRSISTLVVVPLVIHEEPVGVVALMTSRPRRFSEHELSLALRATAAVGQALDNARLHDQTRRRAEELSTLAAVSTVLRAAPGRAEMLHAVLDRVRDLLRADGASLALQDPLTGDTVHELGAGAWAAWTGDRLPQGEGISGHVIVTGEPYASADVRTDPLLANLAPFAGVHSAACVPLITDTQTIGALWAGRHAPFAGDEVRLLGAIGNMAATAIHRTTLREQTERQLHRLTTTRAIDRAITSSLDLRIILKLLVEEVAAVMQVDGAAVLLFRPAMMALEPAANSGVPFLANRTASIPVAVGPAGQAVLQRHAVSISDLNQAPARLARAMEQAGFVAYLVVPLIARGEVKGVLELFSRTTLSPMPDWPEFLDGLAAQAAIAIDNAEMFETLQRSHLELAFAYDATLEGWGRALDLRDRETEGHTRRVTELTLRLARDMRVPEAELVHVRRGSLLHDIGKMGVPDAILLKPGPLTDDEWEVMRRHPTLAREMLAPIPFLRPALDIPYCHHERWDGTGYPEGLAGEHIPTTARIFAVADVWDALRSDRPYRQAWSEEEALAYIRKQAGKHFDPEVARRFLDLPAEARRG; from the coding sequence ATGACGAAACGTCGAGACAACCGTTCCCCCGCGCGTGACGCCGAGGAGAGGTTCCAGGCGCTCTCCCGGCTCGTCTCGGATTACGGCTACGCCTTTCAGGTGATGCCCGACGGAACCCTGCGCGGTGAATGGGTGTCCGAGTCGTTCACGCGGGTTTTCGGGTATACCCTTGACGAAATACGGGCGCAGGGCGGATGGCAGACCATCGTGCACCCGGAGGACCTGCCGGCTGTCATCGAGCACACGCGCCGGGTTGCCTCCGGTCAGCCGGACGTCGTCGAGTGTCGGTTCCTGACCCGGCGTGGAGAGACTCGCTGGCTGCTCGACCAGGCGATCCCGGTTTGGGATCCCGCGCAGACGCGGGTGGTCCGGATCTACGGCGCCGCGCGCGACATCACCGAACACAAGCAGCTGGTGCGGTCGCTGCAGGAGAGCGAGGCGCGGTACCGCCACTTCTTCGAGCACGACCTGACGGGCGATTACCTCACGACCGTGGACGGACAGATCCTGGACTGCAACGAGGCGTTTGCCAGGCTCTTAGGGTTCCAGTCGGTAGAAGACGCCATGTCGGTCAGTGCCGCCTCGCTGTACCCCTCGACGCGCGGCCGCGAGGCCTTCTTGCAGAAGGTGCGGACCGAACGGCACATCTCGGGCCTCGTGACCGACCTGGTGCGGGCCGACGGCACCCAGATAGTGGCGGTGGAGAATGTCCTGGGGGTCTTCGACGATCGCGGCGAGCTCGTGCAGATCCAGGGCTACATGTTTGACATCACCGACCGCGTCAGGGCCGAGGAGTCGCTGCGGCGCAGGCTCGAGATGGAGGGCATCGTCGCCGAGACCTCCAGGGCGCTCTCGAACACGACTCCCACTGCGTTCGACGACGCGATCAGCGAGGCGTTGAGGCGGATCGGCGAGTACAAACAGGTGGACCGGAGCTATCTCTTCCTGCTCTCGGAGGACGGCTCCACCATGAACAACACGCATGAGTGGACCGCCGAGGGCATCAGTCCCGAGATCGAACGGCTCCAGGGCCTCCCGACGGCGGTCTTCCCCTGGTGGATGGAGCGGCTGCGCCGTGGCGATATCATCCACGTCACGCGCGTCGCCGACCTTCCCGCCGAAGCGCGCGCCGAGCGCGAGATCCTGGAAGCGCAGGGGATCCAATCGGTGCTCGTTGTGCCCTTGATGGCCAGAGGAAGACTGGCCGGGTACTTGGGGTTCGATGCGGTGCGGACCGAGAAGGCCTGGACCGACGAGGGCATCCGATTGCTAACCATGGTGGCGGAGAGCATCGCCGCGGCGCTGGAACGAAAACTCGCCGACGACGCCCAGCGCCGCCATCTTCGGGAGACGCTGCTCCTCAACCAGGTCATCGCCGCGGCGTCCTCGGCGCTGGACCCCCGCGATCTGCTGCGCGAGGTGTGCCGCGAACTCGCCCTGGCCTTCGCTGTACCGGCGGCTGCCGCCGCGCTCCTGTCCGAGGATCGCACGCGGCTCGACGTGATCGCCGAGGAAACGACCGACCCCCAGATCTCTGTCCACGGGCTGAGCGTGCCGTTGGGGGCGGCAGGGTTCGAGGGGCTGTTCGGAGCGAATCTCACGCGGCCAAGGGTCATCAACGACGTGATGGTCAACCCCAGCGTGGTCCCCATTGCCGAGGCGCTCCAGGGCCGCTCCATCTCCACCCTCGTCGTGGTGCCCCTGGTGATCCACGAGGAGCCGGTCGGGGTTGTCGCGTTGATGACCAGCAGGCCCCGCAGGTTCTCGGAACACGAACTGTCGCTGGCCCTTCGTGCCACGGCCGCGGTCGGCCAGGCGCTGGACAACGCGCGGTTGCACGACCAGACGCGCCGGCGCGCTGAGGAACTGAGCACGCTGGCCGCGGTTTCTACTGTTCTGCGCGCCGCGCCCGGCCGCGCGGAGATGCTCCATGCGGTGCTGGACCGGGTACGGGACCTGCTGCGCGCCGACGGGGCATCGCTGGCGCTGCAAGATCCGCTCACCGGCGATACGGTACACGAGTTGGGCGCCGGGGCGTGGGCCGCGTGGACCGGCGACCGCCTGCCCCAGGGTGAGGGGATCAGCGGGCACGTCATCGTCACCGGAGAACCCTACGCGAGCGCCGACGTGCGCACCGATCCGCTGCTTGCGAACCTTGCCCCCTTCGCAGGTGTCCACTCGGCGGCCTGCGTCCCACTGATCACCGACACGCAGACCATCGGCGCCCTGTGGGCCGGCCGCCATGCCCCGTTTGCGGGCGACGAGGTTCGATTGCTGGGCGCCATCGGCAACATGGCGGCCACGGCCATCCACCGGACCACATTGCGCGAACAGACCGAACGGCAGTTGCACCGCCTGACCACCACGCGGGCCATTGACCGAGCCATCACCTCCAGTCTCGACCTCCGCATAATCCTGAAGCTGCTCGTAGAAGAGGTAGCGGCGGTCATGCAGGTGGATGGCGCGGCAGTGCTTCTGTTCCGCCCTGCGATGATGGCGCTGGAGCCCGCGGCCAACAGCGGGGTGCCCTTCCTGGCAAACCGGACGGCTTCCATTCCGGTGGCGGTCGGGCCCGCAGGACAGGCAGTGCTCCAGCGGCATGCAGTCTCCATCAGCGACCTCAATCAGGCCCCTGCCCGCCTGGCCCGCGCCATGGAACAGGCCGGATTCGTCGCCTACCTGGTGGTACCGCTGATAGCCAGGGGAGAGGTCAAGGGCGTGCTGGAGCTCTTCAGCCGCACCACGCTGTCGCCGATGCCGGACTGGCCGGAGTTCCTCGACGGCCTGGCCGCCCAGGCGGCCATCGCCATTGACAACGCGGAGATGTTCGAAACGCTGCAGCGCTCCCATCTCGAGCTGGCCTTCGCGTACGACGCGACCCTTGAAGGATGGGGCAGGGCACTGGACCTGCGGGATCGAGAGACAGAAGGGCACACCCGGCGCGTGACGGAACTGACGCTGCGCCTGGCACGTGACATGCGAGTCCCGGAGGCCGAGTTGGTACACGTTCGCCGCGGATCGCTCCTGCACGACATCGGCAAGATGGGCGTGCCGGATGCCATCCTGCTCAAGCCCGGCCCTCTGACCGACGACGAATGGGAGGTGATGCGCCGGCATCCCACGCTTGCCCGCGAGATGCTCGCGCCGATCCCGTTCCTGAGGCCGGCGCTGGACATCCCCTACTGCCACCATGAGCGGTGGGACGGCACAGGGTATCCTGAGGGGTTGGCGGGAGAGCACATTCCCACTACGGCCCGAATCTTCGCCGTGGCAGACGTCTGGGACGCGCTGCGGTCGGACCGTCCATACCGTCAGGCCTGGTCCGAGGAAGAGGCGCTGGCGTACATACGCAAGCAGGCCGGGAAGCACTTCGACCCCGAGGTGGCCCGCCGGTTTCTGGACCTGCCGGCGGAGGCCCGTCGGGGCTAA
- a CDS encoding ABC transporter ATP-binding protein — translation MVSLRSQPVEVEVRGLSRRFQDMVAVHDLSLSIQRGEFFTFLGPSGCGKTTSLRMIAGLLEPDAGEILFDGRDMTRVPPWHRNIGMVFQNYALWPHMTVFENVAFGLVERRTRRGEIAGRVEEALRLVGLEGLGGRLPSQLSGGQQQRVALARAVVVEPALLLLDEPLSNLDAKLRVQMRNELVKLQRQLGITTIYVTHDQEEALMLSTRVAVMHRGHLMQIGSPQDVYERPTDPFVADFLGGANFLPGVIRAVSGEEIAVALEGGEVLHASASRNAGFAAGERVTVCLRPEVLEIVSPDEAGGHAADAGNILRGTLRLRNYLGWVMTCEIELRDGALIRAQAANPRTQLRFAEGGPIAVRFSPEDVLLLRHSA, via the coding sequence ATGGTCAGCCTACGCAGCCAGCCCGTCGAAGTCGAAGTGCGCGGCCTATCTCGCCGCTTCCAGGACATGGTCGCGGTGCACGACCTCTCGCTCTCGATCCAGCGTGGGGAGTTCTTCACTTTCCTCGGGCCGAGCGGCTGCGGCAAGACGACCTCGCTGCGGATGATCGCAGGGCTGCTCGAGCCGGACGCCGGGGAGATCCTCTTCGACGGGCGCGACATGACGCGCGTCCCGCCCTGGCACCGCAACATCGGCATGGTCTTTCAGAACTACGCCCTCTGGCCGCACATGACGGTGTTCGAAAACGTGGCCTTCGGGCTGGTGGAGCGCCGGACCCGGCGCGGTGAAATCGCAGGACGGGTGGAGGAGGCGCTGCGCCTGGTTGGTCTGGAAGGATTGGGCGGTCGCCTGCCGTCGCAGCTCTCCGGAGGACAGCAGCAGAGGGTTGCGCTGGCGCGCGCCGTGGTGGTGGAGCCGGCGCTGCTGCTGCTGGACGAGCCCCTCTCCAACCTGGATGCCAAGCTGAGGGTGCAGATGCGCAACGAGCTGGTCAAGCTGCAGCGGCAGTTGGGCATCACCACCATCTACGTAACCCACGACCAGGAAGAGGCGCTGATGCTCTCAACGCGCGTCGCGGTCATGCACCGCGGGCACCTCATGCAGATCGGTTCGCCCCAGGATGTCTATGAGCGTCCGACCGACCCGTTTGTTGCGGACTTCCTGGGCGGAGCCAACTTTCTGCCCGGCGTGATCCGCGCCGTCTCCGGCGAGGAAATCGCCGTCGCGCTGGAAGGCGGGGAGGTACTCCACGCCTCGGCGTCCCGCAACGCGGGGTTTGCGGCCGGTGAGCGCGTCACGGTGTGCCTGCGGCCCGAGGTGCTGGAGATCGTCTCCCCCGACGAGGCCGGGGGTCACGCGGCCGACGCCGGCAACATCCTGCGCGGCACGCTGCGTCTGCGCAACTACCTGGGCTGGGTTATGACCTGCGAAATCGAACTCCGGGACGGGGCGCTGATCCGCGCGCAGGCCGCCAATCCCCGCACGCAGTTGCGCTTCGCAGAGGGAGGGCCGATCGCGGTCCGGTTCTCACCCGAGGACGTGCTGCTGCTTCGGCACTCCGCTTAG
- a CDS encoding DUF86 domain-containing protein: protein MSKRESSVGLRQMLDHAREAMAMAEGKARGDLDTDRMLNLALVKLLEIVGEAASRVGSDEQTRHTQIPWQQLIGLRNRLVHGYDQVDLDILWQILTHDLPPLVEELERIVTRGESSP, encoded by the coding sequence ATGTCCAAACGTGAGAGCTCTGTCGGCCTCCGCCAGATGCTGGATCATGCCCGGGAGGCAATGGCGATGGCAGAAGGTAAGGCCAGGGGCGATCTCGACACCGACCGGATGCTGAACCTCGCCCTTGTCAAGCTGCTCGAAATCGTAGGCGAGGCGGCAAGCCGTGTCGGGAGCGACGAGCAGACCAGGCACACTCAGATTCCCTGGCAGCAACTGATCGGACTGCGCAACCGCCTGGTTCACGGATATGATCAGGTAGACCTGGATATCCTCTGGCAAATCCTGACTCACGATCTGCCGCCTCTTGTCGAGGAGCTTGAGAGGATTGTTACGCGAGGGGAGTCTTCACCATGA
- a CDS encoding nucleotidyltransferase family protein produces the protein MSPRIPIDHQQVADFCRRHRIRKLALFGSVLREDFGPASDVDVLVEFEPGHVPGLAFISMEAELSEILGRRVDLNTPGFLSRYLRDRILSETEVQYVQT, from the coding sequence ATGAGCCCGCGGATTCCCATTGACCACCAGCAGGTTGCGGACTTCTGCCGGCGTCACCGTATCCGCAAACTGGCGCTTTTCGGCTCTGTGCTGCGGGAAGACTTCGGCCCCGCGAGCGATGTAGACGTCCTGGTCGAGTTCGAGCCGGGCCACGTACCAGGACTGGCGTTCATCTCCATGGAGGCCGAACTGTCCGAAATCCTCGGCAGGAGGGTTGACCTCAATACCCCCGGGTTCCTGAGCCGGTATCTCCGGGACCGCATCCTTTCGGAAACCGAGGTTCAGTATGTCCAAACGTGA